One stretch of Actinomycetota bacterium DNA includes these proteins:
- a CDS encoding SpoIIE family protein phosphatase, which translates to MSSVPPTDDLDLGFVDRLVPAENAEDLYEHAPCGYLSTLPDGTIIKVNETLLAWMGYSRQELVGRVRFADLLSAGGRIYHETHYAPLLSMQGQVREIALDMVRRDGTRVPVLVNSILVQTEDGKPEVIRTSVFNATSRREYERELLRAREHAESSEARVRELAQTLQTSLMPPSLPDIAGLDLGAAYRPAGRGDEVGGDFYDVFQTGSDDWAVVIGDVCGKGAQAAVVTALVRYTARAAAIRSKRPSAVLNMVNDGLLQHGGERFCTALYLRVRTAGGKAPRITFASAGHPMPMQISGDSVSPVGEPGMLLGVVERPILSDSSLQLDPGEALFCYTDGLTEARRGEDLFGDERLVDLLRAKGGRGADEVAHTTVDEAVRFQDGVARDDIAAVVVAAPRI; encoded by the coding sequence ATGAGCTCGGTCCCACCCACCGACGACCTGGACCTGGGGTTCGTCGACCGCCTCGTACCCGCGGAGAACGCCGAGGACCTCTACGAGCACGCCCCGTGCGGGTACCTGTCGACGCTGCCCGACGGGACGATCATCAAGGTGAACGAGACCCTGCTCGCGTGGATGGGCTACTCCAGGCAGGAGCTGGTCGGGCGGGTGCGCTTCGCCGATCTGCTGAGCGCGGGCGGACGCATCTACCACGAGACGCACTACGCCCCCTTGCTGTCCATGCAGGGACAGGTGCGCGAGATAGCGCTCGACATGGTCCGTCGCGACGGGACGCGCGTCCCGGTCCTCGTGAACTCGATCCTCGTCCAGACCGAGGACGGGAAGCCCGAGGTCATCCGCACCAGCGTCTTCAACGCGACCTCGCGCCGGGAGTACGAGAGGGAGCTGCTGCGGGCCCGGGAGCACGCCGAGTCATCGGAGGCACGCGTGCGGGAGCTCGCCCAGACGCTCCAGACGAGCCTGATGCCCCCGTCCCTGCCCGATATCGCGGGGCTCGATCTCGGGGCGGCCTACCGGCCGGCCGGGAGAGGTGACGAGGTCGGCGGCGACTTCTACGACGTGTTCCAGACGGGGAGCGACGACTGGGCGGTCGTCATAGGTGACGTCTGCGGCAAGGGCGCCCAGGCGGCGGTGGTCACCGCGCTCGTCCGCTACACGGCACGCGCGGCTGCCATCCGATCGAAGCGGCCGAGCGCGGTCCTCAACATGGTCAACGACGGGTTGCTCCAGCACGGGGGAGAGCGTTTCTGCACCGCCCTGTACCTGCGGGTGCGGACCGCAGGAGGCAAGGCGCCCCGCATCACGTTCGCGAGCGCCGGACACCCGATGCCTATGCAGATCTCCGGCGACAGCGTCTCCCCGGTCGGGGAGCCGGGGATGCTCCTGGGTGTCGTGGAGCGGCCGATCCTGAGCGACAGCTCCCTACAGCTCGATCCGGGGGAGGCTCTCTTCTGCTACACGGACGGCCTGACCGAGGCGCGCCGCGGTGAGGACCTCTTCGGCGACGAACGTCTGGTCGACCTCCTGCGGGCGAAGGGAGGCAGGGGCGCGGACGAGGTCGCGCACACCACGGTCGACGAGGCGGTCCGGTTCCAGGACGGCGTCGCGCGCGATGACATCGCTGCGGTCGTGGTGGCCGCCCCCCGGATCTAG